Proteins from one Anopheles nili chromosome 2, idAnoNiliSN_F5_01, whole genome shotgun sequence genomic window:
- the LOC128732139 gene encoding ER membrane protein complex subunit 6 translates to MSTTRVKTRETKTGEIIAYSDTAIRNNASAVEYCRTSMAALSGSTAGVLGLTGVVGFLFYVLAVLCLWQMLLLKSGSNWQKYFISRKSLLTHGFLSGLCTYVLFWTFLYGMVHVY, encoded by the exons ATGTCGACCACCCGTGTTAAAACTAGGGAAACCAAAACCGGAGAAATTATAGCCTACAGTGACACTGCCATCCGGAACAATGCTTCGGCGGTGGAATACTGTCGCACATCGATGGCAGCGCTCTCAGGAAGCACAGCAG GTGTTCTTGGTCTTACGGGCGTCGTGGGTTTCCTGTTCTACGTGCTAGCCGTGCTGTGCCTGTGGCAGATGCTGCTACTGAAATCGGGATCGAACTGGCAGAAGTATTTCATCAGTCGGAAAAGCCTGCTGACCCACGGTTTCCTGAGCGGACTGTGCACTTACGTGCTGTTTTGGACGTTCCTTTATGGAATGGTGCACGTGTACTGA
- the LOC128720095 gene encoding WD repeat-containing protein 91, with translation MAHIQYIDGLIREYILFRGFSNTLKSFDNELKSDKDKSFRVDKVIDQILLLVHNHDLGGLRELWAHLNNHLFRNLEHHFAAAVNKLEQSVLKFYLIVAYTSNKADKITEFFTKLSPELVSQSEWKEWFFFPFCKNPEEHAAFAVCFTKQWQDTLLISLHNFLSTIYQCMPQPIISKAESEGCLIKKLQEENGLLRSKLTTIQQQQYLQTAGTGSHHSRLSASSSGDQRLTADGRIKYSTRPSSSMLSLNDLQPFGIPPPTHIVDDFYIIAQESNSISSAAENQARGLKSLIRNIGSGGSPVLGRRDAVLERNKKRSGSVGSRSNWIHS, from the exons ATGGCGCACATCCAGTACATCGATGGGTTGATTCGCGAGTACATTCTGTTTCGCGGCTTTTCCAACACGCTAAAATCCTTCGACAATGAGTTGAAAAGCGACAAGGACAAAAGTTTCCGCGTCGATAAGGTCATCGATCAGATACTCCTGTTGGTACACAACCACGATTTAGGTGGGTTGCGTGAGCTGTGGGCCCACTTAAATAATCATCTGTTTCGTAATTTGGAACACCATTTCGCCGCAG ccgTGAACAAGCTAGAACAATCTGTGCTGAAATTTTATCTCATTGTGGCGTACACATCCAATAAAGCGGATAAAATTACGGAATTTTTCACTAAACTTTCGCCAGAGCTCGTAAGCCAAAGTGAATGGAAAGAGTGGTTCT TTTTCCCATTTTGCAAAAATCCGGAAGAACATGCGGCATTTGCTGTATGCTTCACAAAACAATGGCAGGACACGTTGCTTATATCGCTACACAACTTTCTATCCACGATCTATCAGTGCATGCCGCAGCCGATCATTTCGAAGGCCGAATCCGAAGGGTGTCTCATTAAAAAGCTTCAAGAAGAGAATGGGCTATTGCGCAGCAAGTTGACcaccatccagcagcagcaatatcTACAGACGGCCGGAACCGGTAGTCACCATTCCAGACTAAGTGCATCGTCCAGCGGTGATCAGAGACTAACGGCCGATGGGCGAATAAAGTACTCAACGCGGCCGTCCTCGAGCATGCTATCGTTGAATGATCTCCAGCCATTTGGCATTCCTCCTCCGACCCACATAGTGGACGATTTCTACATCATCGCTCAGGAATCGAACAGCATAAGTTCAGCGGCTGAAAATCAGGCTAGAGGGTTGAAATCGCTCATCAGAAACATTGGTTCCGGTGGAAGTCCCGTACTTGGGCGACGAGACGCGGTACTGGAGCGTAACAAGAAACGCTCCGGCAGTGTTGGCAGTCGAAGCAACTGGATACACAGTTGA
- the LOC128721534 gene encoding annexin B10-like — MSWYYTPVPTVVPVEEFDASADANALRGAMKGFGTDEQAIMDVLCARSNAQRQQILNQYSSELGRDLIDDLKSELGGKFEDVIVGLMMPPEKYLCKQLHKAMDGMGTDEDTLIEILAPQSNEEVKKIVDCYEEMYSRPLAEHLCSETAGSFRRLLTMIIVGARDPQGTVDADLAVEQAKQLYDAGEGKLGTDEEVFYKILAHASFDQLEIVFEEYKKLSGQTIEQAMKHELSGELYDALSAIVECVQMAPHFFAKRLHKAMDGAGTDDATLIRIIVSRSEIDLQNVKDEFEQMYNKTLVSAVRNECSGDYKRALCALIGSA; from the exons ATGTCCTGGTACTATACG CCCGTCCCAacggtggttccggtggaggAATTCGACGCTTCCGCAGACGCCAACGCCCTTCGCGGCGCAATGAAGGGTTTTGGAACTGACGAGCAGGCCATCATGGACGTTCTATGCGCTCGTAGTAACGCTCAGCGTCAACAAATTCTTAACCAGTACAGCAGCGAGCTGGGTCGG GATTTAATTGACGATTTGAAATCGGAGCTGGGAGGCAAGTTCGAAGACGTCATCGTTGGGTTGATGATGCCACCGGAGAAGTATTTGTGCAAGCAGCTGCACAAGGCCATGGACGGCATGGGAACGGACGAGGACACGCTGATCGAAATTCTCGCTCCACAATCGAACGAGGAGGTGAAGAAAATTGTCGACTGTTACGAGGAAATGTACAGCCGCCCGCTGGCGGAGCATTTGTGCAGCGAAACGGCCGGAAGCTTCCGGCGGTTGCTGACGATGATCATCGTTGGCGCACGCGATCCTCAGGGCACGGTTGATGCGGATCTTGCCGTTGAGCAGGCGAAGCAACTGTACGATGCCGGTGAAGGCAAGCTGGGAACGGATGAGGAGGTGTTCTACAAGATCCTTGCCCATGCATCGTTCGATCAGCTCGAGATCGTGTTCGAAGAGTACAAGAAACTCTCTGGCCAAACGATCGAGCAAGCCATGAAGCATGAGCTGAGTGGGGAACTTTACGACGCACTTAGCGCGATCGTCGAATGTGTCCAAATGGCACCACACTTCTTCGCGAAACGCCTCCACAAGGCCATGGATGGGGCCGGTACGGATGATGCGACACTGATCCGGATCATCGTCTCACGGTCGGAGATCGATCTGCAGAACGTGAAGGATGAGTTCGAGCAGATGTACAACAAGACGCTCGTGAGCGCCGTACGG AACGAGTGCTCAGGAGACTACAAACGTGCTCTTTGTGCGTTGATCGGTAGTGCCTAA